The following proteins come from a genomic window of Pseudochaenichthys georgianus chromosome 19, fPseGeo1.2, whole genome shotgun sequence:
- the LOC117464792 gene encoding protein outspread isoform X3 has product MSLKDNACRKFQANIFNKSKCQNCFKPRESHLLNDEDLNQAKPIYGGWLLLAPEGTNFDNPLHRSRKWQRRFFILYEHGLLRYALDEMPSTLPQGTINMNQCSDVIDGESRTGQKNSLCILTPEKEHFIRAECKEIINGWQEALTVYPRTNKQNQKKKRKVDPPCHQGGRNASQCFSTEDMNGHPEPGPAKVTVTSSGGGSIPCLPSSIAGAERVPMSRTTLWQEESRWSRASIPCSRSASCLSQLGQSQPESSVTTQDDAGSMSTGRKVRVESGYFSLEKTKSEPSPQFALSPQSVQPPQHLPLSSSASSSSVGALSPRYISESDSLTSPYPPSQDPLPSPGALVSPSYSTISSSQSSLDSEPSGSTPTWEGRCGGGGGSTGSVGGGGGRVGRPGREYTALSDVPRARRMSYREAFRSEKKRQELRARTRSPGREEVARLFGQERRRSQVMGRFEEGQSEEHMDTSSSNEPSANPTLIQRQGRSERRYLASKHDLSLDAGKDRSVPDVSSSTFANLRRAKSLDRRVTESSMTPDLLNFKKGWMTKLYEDGMWKKHWFVLTDQNLRYYKDSIAEEASLMDGEIDLSTCYDVKEFPVQRNYGFQILCKEGACTLSAMTSGIRRNWIQAIMTNVRPTIAPDVTRSLPEEKAQANVMLEPCPQASPELSTSPEAPKSFVHTQTSGSNASGPLSEQRKSRVRERRRDGRSKTFDWSEFKMEQTEKRAKERADTVDLTSSFSTTSSFCSTSSSPSSLESSPISTSSLQTSSLSGAHPPSMTPEADKESVRRGVLPHGTTSAPHMPNTVTVTMTSTLNTTSPVPPSIPECHEQGKMEVDHPAAMHPASEDKKKNKNPDVHQEIEQRWHQVETTPLREEKQVAINTASGNSSNSDRLPADELAVLLDKELGEKQQELDRLQKQNNVLKEHLEDALGREHSARQGYVLQSATSPSSSPQRVPWQRLHALNEDLQGELETQKQKQDLAQQQIRTLKRSYTEAQDAVDHHESGIQALQTKLASAMAEIWASEQAVARMRNELKLEQNRSKEQEDEYGRGEATLRAQLKDSEDRLREVEASLLERNQALRHLERQQALQRDHVREIQRLQEQLQEVTARIHVTEEGQALKEERLRKDQHSLQESHEKERQNLCRKLAEAETAQKEMEVRVLEAEQQVDALLRGRQASGAKESREEMLKLREELAQKTDMVESLRESVRRLEEEKGHLTCRCQELLNQIAEADREVNKLRNRLETEEADYYTLEHSYERATQEFQKMSQFLREKEEEIRQTKEMYERLMVRKEEDLKEALIKMAALGNSLEETEQKLQAKEELLCHTSQNLLDRVEPCSAEKDLQAKLVVAEDRIAELEQHLNALQLGYADLRMERQHIPDKSKKARLKTSASLAANTDLLLTYDNSSKTENSQDDKESQAKRPRIRFSTIQCQKYISLEGMDTINASTAFADTTQLVNEDVKEDTDFSKGNISDITFSPSSDPEKFISIIHALETKLLATEDTLRNLTQNVGEQSNQAEDASQDDLKMTDTNPIPNKEFSNGSGTQSSAANKHYAKALLCVESSREKVRTILNGSHVTTGSQLHSLSEIENHLFNASLFIRQGQTTEEQSPVVHANTTPETLDKEALHLFAKTLSFEAVVLNKMALLLQTSKSDLLQSLAEIWEDLENIQRGDKECLAIVYADVLTRKLMLESSFWKELEKAETDVAKSKEESVSADVDSTVIFNTLIKAELAYTIQNLKMCYEEKFKILKREITEAHDNLHQREMALKTIIEASKRPDLINVIKEVKNNFEFGEQKLADISPPELAPYMEQIEMEEARDLAEEVVDRHLAREMPSCGINSIESLQHAHDDLANELQRQAKILHKFAQEIENGGNHPRLAQMIHGLLGHQTSHGLTSTSVCMRDALIQAQVVYVACRLQAMHEQDLGWCKQTGQNMDALVQQHARKVNAIQENYEASLKEERLTLTQAVSTLKKENHTLKSEISKRVNQLSQQQDQLALLEERFQKDTEELKQRHTHELSQAEKGRASTELALMDTTADTQQKLEVLLVDMETMEGRHEGHVRKLEEQFEQRICELQQIHKGEIEKLHSQYVENVQCIQQHNQGLEVSHSPPCDEAPTPMDEEEQGKGEDAHTRSEVDSMLVLKDRIQELEAQMSTMKDELENKHLEGDVASLREKYQRDFESLKATCERGFATMEDTHHKVINDLQRQHQREIAKLMEERERLLAEETAATIAAIEAMKNAHKEELNKTHRSQLSGLNADIDELRLQYEEELQSIHRELEVLSEQYSQKCLENAHLAQALEAERQALRQCQRENQELNAHNQELNNRLTTEITRMRSCFSGETAMSPLTQGKDVYELEVLLRIKESEIQYLKQEIHSLKDELQSALRDKKYATEKYKDIYTELSIVKAKADCDISKLKEKLLIATEALGERNVDGTVTPGYDIMKSKSNPEFLKKERSNAAKQSRGLRSKSLKEGLTVLERMKLFEAKDSKKI; this is encoded by the exons CCCAGCACCCTGCCACAGGGGACGATCAATATGAACCAGTGCTCCGACGTCATCGACGGAGAGTCCAGGACGGGGCAGAAGAACTCGCTGTGCATCCTGACCCCGGAGAAAGAGCACTTTATACGCGCTGAGTGCAAAGAAATTATCAACGG GTGGCAGGAGGCTCTGACTGTTTACCCCCGGACCAACAAGCAGAACCAGAAGAAGAAACGCAAAGTGGACCCACCCTGTCACCAG GGTGGAAGAAATGCAAGCCAGTGTTTTTCCACTGAAGACATGAATGGACACCCA GAGCCCGGCCCTGCCAAGGTGACGGTAACAAGCAGCGGGGGGGGCAGCATCCCCTGCCTGCCCAGCAGCATCGCCGGCGCCGAGAGGGTCCCGATGAGCCGCACCACTCTGTGGCAGGAGGAGAGCCGCTGGAGCCGCGCCTCCATCCCCTGCAGCCGCAGCGCCTCCTGCCTCAGCCAGCTGGGCCAGAGCCAACCGGAGTCCAGTGTCACTACTCAGGACG ATGCCGGATCCATGAGCACTGGACGCAAGGTACGAGTGGAGAGCGGCTACTTCTCCCTGGAGAAGACCAAGTCGGAGCCCTCCCCACAGTTTGCCCTGTCCCCACAGTCTGTGCAGCCGCCCCAGCACCTGCCGCTGTCCTCTTCAGCCTCGTCCTCCTCTGTAGGAGCTCTCAGTCCCAGGTACATCTCAGAGTCAGACTCCCTAACATCCCCTTATCCTCCCTCCCAAGATCCTCTCCCTTCTCCAGGTGCGCTTGTGTCCCCCAGCTACTCCACCATCAGCTCCTCCCAGAGCTCGCTGGACTCCGAGCCCAGCGGGAGTACGCCCACCTGGGAGGGACGCTGCGGTGGTGGAGGAGGCAGCACCGGGAGTGTGGGTGGTGGAGGAGGCAGAGTGGGGCGGCCTGGCAGGGAGTACACTGCGCTGTCTGATGTGCCTCGCGCTCGCAGAATGAGCTACCGTGAAGCTTTCCGCTCAGAGAAAAAGCGCCAAGAGCTGAGGGCACGGACACGGAGTCCCGGCAGAGAGGAGGTGGCTCGGCTGTTTGGGCAGGAGCGCAG ACGTTCTCAAGTCATGGGCCGATTCGAGGAAGGTCAGTCTGAAGAGCACATGGACACAAGCAGCTCCAATGAGCCCTCGGCTAACCCCACGCTAATCCAGAGACAAGGGCGCAGCGAGAGGCGCTATCTGGCTAGTAAACAT GACCTGTCCCTGGATGCAGGAAAGGACCGTTCAGTCCCTGATGTGTCCAGCTCCACTTTTGCTAACTTAAGAAGAGCCAAGTCCCTGGACCGCAGAGTCACCGAGTCCTCCATGACT CCAGATCTGCTGAACTTCAAAAAAGGATGGATGACAAAGCTGTACGAAGATGGGATG TGGAAGAAACACTGGTTTGTCCTGACTGATCAGAATTTGCGATACTACAAGGACTCAATAGCCGAGGAG GCTTCATTAATGGATGGTGAGATCGACCTCTCCACTTGTTATGATGTCAAAGAGTTCCCGGTCCAGAGGAACTACGGCTTCCAAATCCTG TGTAAGGAGGGAGCGTGCACCCTGTCTGCCATGACCTCTGGAATCCGTCGCAACTGGATCCAGGCCATCATGACGAATGTGCGGCCCACTATTGCCCCTGATGTCACTCG ATCCCTCCCTGAAGAGAAGGCACAAGCCAATGTGATGTTAGAGCCGTGTCCACAggcctcacctgagctgagcacAAGTCCTGAAGCCCCAAAGTCCTTCGTCCACACACAGACATCTGGAAGCAACGCCTCTGGCCCTCTCTCCGAGCAACGTAAAAGCCGAGTCCGTGAGCGCAGACGAGACGGTCGCTCCAAGACTTTTGACTGGTCCGAGTTTAAAATGGAGCAGACAGAAAAGCGAGCAAAGGAGCGAGCGGACACAGTGGACCTCACTTCATCTTTCTCTACAACGTCCTCGTTTTGCTCTACCTCCTCTTCGCCTTCCTCATTAGAGTCCTCTCCTATCTCTACCTCCTCCCTCCAAACGTCCTCTCTGTCAGGCGCTCACCCACCTTCTATGACCCCAGAAGCAGACAAGGAGAGTGTTAGGAGGGGCGTCCTCCCACATGGCACAACCAGTGCCCCGCACATGCCAAATACTGTTACCGTCACTATGACTTCCACGCTTAACACGACATCACCAGTACCGCCATCAATACCTGAATGCCATGAGCAAGGAAAGATGGAAGTGGACCACCCAGCAGCAATGCATCCTGctagtgaagataagaagaaaaataaaaaccCGGATGTCCATCAAGAGATCGAGCAGCGGTGGCATCAGGTGGAGACGACGCCGTTAAGAGAAGAGAAGCAAGTTGCCATCAACACAGCTTCCGGAAACTCTAGTAACTCTGACAGATTGCCGGCTGATGAGCTTGCGGTGCTGCTGGACAAAGAG TTGGGAGAGAAGCAGCAGGAGCTGGACCGACTGCAGAAGCAAAACAATGTTTtaaaagagcacctggaggaTGCACTCGGGAGGGAACACAGTGCCAGACAGGGCTATGTGCTGCAG AGTGCAACATCCCCTTCCTCTTCACCGCAAAGAGTGCCGTGGCAGCGCCTGCACGCGCTTAATGAAGATTTGCAGGGCGAGTTGGAAACCCAAAAGCAAAAGCAGGATCTTGCTCAGCAGCAGATTCGGACACTAAAGCGAAGCTACACAGAAGCACAGGATGCGGTAGACCACCACGAGTCTGGTATTCAGGCTCTGCAGACTAAGCTAGCATCTGCAATGGCCGAAATCTGGGCGAGCGAACAGGCTGTTGCCAGAATGCGCAATGAGCTCAAGCTCGAACAGAATCGTTCAAAGGAACAAGAAGATGAATATGGGCGCGGTGAGGCCACACTACGTGCCCAGCTAAAGGACAGTGAGGATAGACTCCGTGAAGTAGAAGCCAGCCTCTTGGAGAGAAACCAGGCCCTCAGGCACCTGGAGCGCCAGCAGGCCCTGCAACGAGACCATGTTAGAGAGATTCAACGGCTCCAGGAGCAGCTGCAAGAGGTCACTGCTAGGATACATGTGACCGAAGAGGGTCAAGCACTAAAGGAGGAGCGCCTGAGGAAGGATCAGCACAGCCTGCAAGAGAGTCATGAGAAGGAAAGGCAGAATCTGTGTCGAAAATTAGCCGAGGCTGAAACTGCACAGAAAGAGATGGAGGTCCGTGTGCTAGAGGCGGAGCAGCAGGTGGACGCCTTGTTAAGAGGCAGGCAGGCTTCTGGGGCAAAAGAAAGCAGGGAGGAAATGCTGAAGTTGCGAGAGGAACTGGCCCAGAAGACCGACATGGTGGAGTCACTAAGGGAGAGTGTGCGCAGGCTAGAAGAAGAGAAAGGCCATCTCACCTGCCGCTGTCAGGAGCTTCTTAACCAGATAGCAGAAGCAGACCGTGAGGTGAACAAGCTTCGCAATCGCCTCGAAACAGAAGAAGCCGATTACTACACCCTAGAGCACTCCTATGAGAGGGCTACTCAAGAGTTTCAGAAAATGAGCCAGTTCCTACGAGAAAAAGAGGAGGAGATCCGGCAGACTAAGGAAATGTATGAGAGGCTGATGGTACGCAAGGAGGAGGATTTGAAAGAAGCCCTTATTAAAATGGCTGCACTTGGCAACAGCTTGGAGGAAACGGAACAGAAGTTGCAAGCGAAGGAGGAGCTTCTTTGTCATACGAGTCAAAATCTCTTGGATAGAGTTGAACCCTGTAGTGCTGAGAAGGACCTGCAGGCCAAGCTTGTTGTTGCAGAGGATCGCATAGCAGAGCTTGAGCAGCATCTCAATGCCCTGCAGCTGGGCTATGCTGACCTACGCATGGAAAGGCAGCACATCCCAGACAAGAGCAAGAAGGCGAGGCTTAAAACCTCCGCCTCCTTAGCAGCGAACACCGATCTCTTACTTACCTATGACAATTCATCCAAGACGGAGAACTCCCAAGATGATAAGGAGTCTCAAGCAAAGAGACCAAGGATACGTTTTTCCACAATTCAGTGCCAGAAATACATAAGTCTCGAGGGCATGGACACTATCAATGCGAGCACCGCGTTTGCAGACACAACACAACTTGTAAACGAGGATGTTAAGGAAGATACCGATTTTAGTAAAGGGAACATCTCTGATATTACTTTCTCTCCCAGTAGTGACCCAGAGAAGTTCATTTCTATCATACACGCCCTAGAGACTAAGCTGCTAGCCACAGAGGATACACTCAGAAACCTCACACAAAATGTAGGGGAGCAATCCAACCAAGCAGAAGATGCATCTCAGGATGATCTGAAGATGACCGACACAAATCCTATCCCCAATAAGGAGTTTAGTAATGGAAGTGGGACACAGAGTAGTGCTGCCAATAAGCATTATGCCAAGGCCCTGTTGTGTGTGGAGAGCAGTCGAGAGAAAGTCAGGACTATTCTTAATGGCTCTCATGTTACCACCGGTTCACAGCTGCACTCATTGTCAGAGATAGAGAACCATTTGTTCAATGCATCACTGTTCATCCGACAAGGACAAACGACCGAGGAGCAGTCGCCAGTTGTCCATGCAAATACGACCCCAGAGACTCTAGATAAAGAAGCTTTGCACCTCTTTGCCAAAACGTTATCGTTCGAGGCGGTTGTTCTGAATAAAATGGCCTTGTTATTACAGACGTCAAAGTCTGACCTCCTACAGTCTCTTGCCGAGATATGGGAAGACTTGGAGAACATTCAACGAGGTGACAAAGAGTGCTTGGCTATAGTGTATGCTGACGTCTTGACCAGGAAGTTGATGTTAGAAAGTTCATTCTGGAAAGAATTGGAGAAAGCTGAGACGGATGTTGCTAAATCCAAAGAGGAAAGTGTTTCAGCTGATGTTGATTCCACAGTTATCTTTAACACTTTAATTAAAGCTGAGCTAGCCTACACTATTCAAAACCTTAAAATGTGCTATGAAGAGaaattcaaaatactgaaaaggGAGATAACTGAAGCTCATGATAACCTGCATCAAAGGGAAATGGCCTTGAAAACAATTATTGAAGCTTCCAAAAGGCCTGATTtgataaatgtaataaaagaAGTCAAAAATAACTTTGAGTTTGGAGAACAAAAGTTAGCAGACATTTCCCCCCCTGAACTAGCGCCCTACATGGAGCAAATTGAAATGGAAGAGGCTAGAGACTTGGCTGAGGAAGTCGTAGACAGACATTTGGCTCGAGAAATGCCATCTTGTGGTATTAATTCTATTGAATCGCTGCAACATGCACATGACGACTTGGCCAACGAGCTTCAAAGACAAGCAAAAATCCTCCATAAGTTTGCTCAAGAGATAGAAAATGGCGGAAACCATCCTAGACTGGCTCAAATGATCCACGGTCTTCTGGGCCACCAAACCTCACATGGTTTAACAAGTACCTCTGTCTGTATGCGCGACGCCCTAATCCAGGCGCAGGTAGTTTATGTGGCATGCAGGTTACAGGCCATGCATGAACAAGACTTGGGCTGGTGCAAACAGACGGGTCAAAACATGGATGCTCTTGTCCAACAGCACGCCCGAAAAGTCAACGCAATCCAAGAAAATTATGAAGCATCATTAAAGGAGGAGCGCCTGACTTTAACACAAGCCGTTTCCACTCTCAAGAAGGAGAACCATACGCTTAAGAGTGAGATCAGCAAACGTGTGAACCAGCTTTCACAGCAGCAGGACCAACTGGCTCTCCTGGAGGAGCGTTTCCAGAAGGACACTGAAGAGCTGAAACAGAGGCATACGCACGAGCTAAGCCAAGCTGAGAAAGGCCGTGCCTCCACAGAGCTGGCCCTCATGGACACTACAGCTGACACTCAGCAAAAGCTAGAAGTCCTGCTGGTGGACATGGAAACCATGGAGGGGCGGCACGAGGGTCACGTGAGGAAACTGGAAGAGCAGTTTGAACAGCGGATCTGTGAGCTCCAGCAAATCCACAAAGGGGAGATTGAAAAGTTACATTCCCAGTATGTGGAAAACGTTCAATGTATCCAACAGCACAATCAAGGTCTTGAGGTTTCCCACTCGCCTCCTTGTGACGAGGCCCCTACACCAATGGATGAGGAGGAGCAGGGGAAGGGGGAGGATGCACATACCAGGTCCGAGGTGGACTCCATGCTGGTTCTGAAGGACCGGATCCAGGAGCTGGAGGCTCAGATGAGCACCATGAAGGACGAACTGGAGAACAAGCACCTCGAAGGAGATGTGGCCAGCCTGAGAGAGAAATACCAGAGAGACTTTGAGAGTCTTAAG GCTACGTGTGAACGTGGCTTTGCAACAATGGAAGACACACACCACAAGGTGATAAATGACCTCCAGAGGCAGCATCAGAGGGAGATCGCAAAACTtatggaagagagagagagacttttGGCTGAGGAGACTGCTGCCACAATTGCTG ctattGAAGCAATGAAGAATGCACACAAGGAGGAACTGAACAAGACCCACCGTTCCCAACTGAGCGGACTGAACGCTGACATTGATGAACTGCGCTTACAATACGA GGAGGAGCTGCAGTCGATCCACAGAGAACTGGAGGTGCTGTCGGAGCAGTACTCTCAGAAATGTCTGGAGAACGCTCACCTGGCCCAGGCCCTGGAGGCCGAGAGGCAGGCCCTCAGGCAGTGTCAGAGAGAGAACCAGGAGCTCAACGCTCACAACCAG GAACTAAACAACCGACTGACTACAGAGATCACTCGGATGCGCTCCTGCTTCAGTGGAGAAACGGCAATGTCACCACTTACCCAGGGAAAAGATGTGTATGAACTTGAG GTGTTGCTACGAATTAAGGAGTCGGAGATCCAGTATCTTAAGCAGGAGATCCACTCTTTGAAAGATGAACTgcagtctgctttaagg GACAAGAAGTATGCCACAGAAAAATATAAAGACATCTACACAGAGCTCAGCATTGTGAAAGCAAAGGCTGACTGCGACATCAGCAAACTGAAGGAGAAGCTGCTCATTGCAACAGAAGCTTTAGGAGAGAGGAACGTCGATGGAACGGTCACCCCTGGATACG ataTCATGAAATCAAAAAGTAATCCAGAATTCCTGAAAAAGGAACGATCAAACGCCGCCAAGCAATCAAGAGGCCTAAGGTCAAAG